In the Ferviditalea candida genome, GCCGCGGCAAAGGAATTGATCAAGCGAGGCTATACGGTTCTTTGTATCTCGGATGTGGCGTTCATGGAGGAAATGTCAAAGGCGCGCGGATATAACGATTCCGGCGAGGCCGTGACCAAACTGAAAGCGGCTGCCATTCATGCTCCGGTACTGGTTTGGGACGACATCGGAAAGGCCAAGCCAAGCGAATTCAGGCTGGATATGTATTACGAGATCATTAATGAGCGATATAAGGCAAAACGGCCGATTATCTTCTCATCGAATGAGGATTCGGAAACACTGACGGAGCGGATCGGGGATGCTGCGGCAAGCCGGCTGATGGGCATGGCAAGAGGTCGATTGTTCCAGGTCGAGGGAAAAGATCATCGATTGGCGGGTGGGAAGATATGAGCGATCACAGAAACCGCGAACTCATCGAATCCTGGGAGAGCTTCCGCTATCACATCAAGGACAGGCTTATCTCACTGGACAACATGACCCGGGCGATGGTGAGTGAAATGGAGACATTGGGAGTCCCGCAGAAACTGGTGAGGGAAAAGCTGCCTGACCTATTCGCGGAGTTGTGGGCTGAGGTGGCAGCGGAACAAAGCGAGAAATACGACCAAAGGAGGCGGACGGGGTGATAGATGAAAAAGAGCAAAATTCGCGAAAAGGATTATTCTGCATAATGCCGGAAAGCGAGGGATTAGGATGAAACGCTATGTAGGGGTAGACCCATCAACCCAAACAGGCCTTGTGATTTTAAATGAATCTGGAGATTTGATAGATTGCATGGAGATTACAGCAAAAGGCAAAGACCCGGAGCGCATGGCGGAAATCATATTTAAAACTCTCGAGCAAATTGAATATAGCGATAGAGTGACTATCGAAGGATTCGGCTTTGCATCACGATATGGATTTTTACTCGGTGGTCTTGGTTGGGGCATGCGTTTAGGTCTCTATGAGCGCGGCGTGAGATACACCGAAGTAGCTCCAGCAGCACTCAAGAGATTCACAGGAGCCAAAGGCAACGCCAAAAAGGATGAGATGGCTGTGGAGATTTTCAAACGTTGGGGATTCGAACACAAATCAGACAACGTGCGTGACGCTTTTGTATTGGCTCAGATTGGGCGTTTCATCGGCGAGGGAATAGACGGAACCAAGTTTCAGCAGAAGATCATACAAACAATTCTCGGCGGTATAGAGAAACGGAAAACAAAAGCATTGAGGTGAAATGAATGAGTTGGGAGCAGAAATATCAAAATTTCATAAAAAATAAACGTGCCGTCATGCCGCCATCCGGATTCAGCGTTGATCGGGACAATCTGCACAGCAGTCTATTCGACTTCCAGCGGGATCTCGTCCGCTGGGCACTGCGGAGAGGCAGAGCAGCGATCTTCGCCGGCACAGGACTCGGCAAGACACGAATGCAGATTGAGTGGGCGATGAACGTTCACCGACTGTCAGGGGGAGACGTTCTCCTCCTGGCACCGCTGGCTGTCGCTTCGCAGACGGTCCGCGAGGGTGCAGAGCTTGGTTATACGATCACCTTTTGCCGATCCCAGGATGACGTGAAGCCCGGTCTCAATATCACCAATTACGAGATGCTGCATCACTTTGAGCCGATCCTGTTTGATGGCGTGGTGCTGGACGAGAGCTCCATCCTCAAGTCGTTCACCGGCAAGATCCGGACTGATCTGATAGAGTCATTTGCTTTTACTCCGTATCGTTTGGCTTGCACAGCCACGCCGGCGCCGAATGATTTCATGGAGATCGGCAACCATGCCGAGTTCCTGGGCGTCATGAGCCGGACTGAAATGCTCTCCATGTACTTTGTCCACGACGGCGGGGATACGCAGAAATGGCGGCTCAAAGGCCATGCAGAGGATTCATTTTGGAAATGGGTAGCAAGTTGGGGCGTCGTTCTCGAGAAGCCGTCTGATCTGGGGTACGCCGACGACGGATATATCCTACCACCACTTACGATTACGGATCATGTGATCGAGGTTGAAGGGGAGCTTGGCAAGACGCTGTCCGAGCGGCAGCGGGCACGCCAGGAGACGGTGGAGGAGCGCGTGGCCGCTTGTGCCGCCATCGTCAACGCTACGGATCGGCCGTTCCTGGTATGGTGCGATCTGAATATTGAATCGGAATTATTAACAAATTCCATTCCAGGAGCAGTTGAGGTTAAAGGATCGGACAAGCCCACACACAAGGAGAAAGCGATGCTGGACTTCGCGACTGGCAAGATCCGCGTACTCGTCACCAAGCCATCAATTGCTGGATTCGGAATGAACTGGCAGCATTGTGCGGATATGGCGTTCGTCGGTCTCTCAGATAGCTTTGAGCAAGTCTTTCAAGCGGTTCGACGTTGTTACCGATTCGGCCAGACGCAGTCGGTTAATGTGACGATGATCACGTCCAGCAGAGAAGGTGCAACGGCTGAAAATATCAAGCGAAAAGAAGCTGATTTCCGGAAGATGGTCTCCGAAATGGTCAAATATACAAAAGAGATCACGTCGGAGGCGATCCGCTCAACGGAACGCGATGCGACAGAATATGAACCAACAATTCCAATGATTATTCCAAACTGGTTAAGGAGTGAGACTTTTGCAACAACAGGTTAACGCCATAGATCAAGTGATAAAATCCGATTTTGCACTTTACAACGGCGACTGCGTGGAAATTTCACGTGGTCTGCCGGATAACAGTATCCATTATTCCATCTTCTCGCCGCCATTTGCTTCGCTGTATACGTACAGCAACAGCGATCGAGACATGGGGAATTGTCAGAGCGATGATGAGTTTTTCGAGCATTTCCGCTTCTTGATCCGGGAGTTGTTCCGGATTACCATACCGGGGCGACTGGTCAGTTTCCATTGTATGAATCTACCGACAAGCAAGGCGCATCACGGATATATCGGCATCCGCGACTTCCGTGGCGAACTGATCCGCGCATTCGAGGCGGAAGGGTGGATCTATCATAGTGAAGTCGTGATCTGGAAGGACCCCGTAGTCGCCCAGCAGAGGACCAAGGCGCTCGGTCTTCTCCATAAGCAGATCGTCAAGGACAGCGCCATGAGTCGCCAGGGCATTCCGGATTACCTTGTAACCATGCGAAAGCCCGGGGTTAACCCGGAGCCGATCGTAGGCGAGTTTGAGGAGTTCGTCGGTGAAGGGCTGGACGTAAGCCGGGAAGCCTACGAGAAGCATGCGGCCGAAGTCCGAGCAGATGGCCGGGAGCCATGGCCGTTTGAGATGTGGCGCTCTGTGTTCGTTTGGCAGAAGTACGCCTCGCCGGTCTGGATGGATATCAACCCATCAAATACCCTTCAATACCGCTCAGCACGGGATGAGAAGGACGAAAAACACATCGCACCGCTGCAGCTCGATGTCATCGCTCGCGGTGTGGAGCTCTGGAGCAATCCGGGGGATATCGTATTCTCACCATTCGCCGGCATCGGGTCGGAAGGATACCAAGCGATCAAGATGGGTAGGCGATTCGTTGGAGTGGAGTTAAAGGAAAGTTATTTCAGGACCGCAGTTAGAAACTTAGCTTCAGCAAAAGACCGCCAAGATGAGAACCAAATGGACATATTTGATTTTATATCGGTACATCAACGGTAGCTTACGAGATTGGGAAAAGAATGGCCATCGAAAAAAAAGACGAGGAGAAATTTTTAAATGAAAGGTTTCAAAGTTTTCAATCCGGATTAGACTTGCCAAAATTTTCAGTATGAAGTAGGGAAAGAATTCGTGGACGAGGGATTGAAGTCACCCGCTGCTGCACAGACGGCACTAAAAACGCAGCGTCAACGAAAAATTCAAAATCCATTATTTCAAGAAAATGGTGAGGGGAGGTTTACTGATTGATTAAAAAATTAAATGATGAAATCAATCGTCTGAAATCAATCGAGCATATAGTGGCAGAACGCGAGGACTTAATTATCGAGGTTGAACAACTCCGCAACCAACTAAGTGAAGCGGTAGAATGTATCAAAGAATTGATGTGGGTAGGCGATTCACACGGAAGACCATACTGCAACGAATGCCATGGATATAAAGAAGTTGGACATATGCCGCGTTGTTCTATTAACCGGCTCTTATCCCACATCCAAGGAAAGGAGAACCCACATGAGTGATCAAACCATCGCCCAACGACTCAGCATCGAGTATGATCGATTAGCGGACGAAAACCGGAAATTGCGTGAAGAAGTCGCCAGGCTTCGCGGTGCACTCCAGGGCGCTGCACAGGCAGCGAATATTGCGGGTGCGGAGTTGAAGAGGCTGCAGCGGGAAAGGGAAAAGCTGGTTGAGGGGTTGCGGACTTTTCTCGCAGAACTAAATCGCCGCTACAAAGAATCCCATCACAAATGGGAAACCGAGGCGGATTTATACGAACAAGGCATGGCAGCCGGATTCGATATAGCCGAGAACCGATTACGCGATATTCTCAAGGAAATCGGGGTGGAACCATGAACCTACTCGAACTTACAAACCAACTCATAACCATTTCCGACACCGTCCGGACAACCATGGAGCAGCTTGAGCAAGATCAAATTTTCGCTGACAAGGAATACAACGACCTGACGCATGCGCTTGAGTTGATCAGCTTCAGCGCCGTCGAAGGGTACAAGCTGGCCAAACAGATGCAGGACAACCGGATCCGCAGACGCAACGCCAAGAACCTGCGGGAGCAGCTGCAGCCGCTTTTTGAACTGGTGAACAAAAATCAAGTCTTTTTCCGGGAGCTGAAGAACGTCCATGCGCAGATTGAAACAACCATTGGCATCCAGCAAAAGCGAACCTACACGCCACGGGCCAGAGCAGACTTGTTTGAAAAGCAGGTGACGACATGAGCAAATGCCAATATCCCAACTGTCGCCATCCAGCTTCCGTCACTTGGGCTTTGGTGCCAGTCTGTCAGGAGCACTGGAAATCCATCTATCTCGAAACTGTGCAGTATTACCGCAAGGCAATCAGCCGGGAGCAGCGCGTTGTGTATGCGGAGATTGAGAGCTTGACACCCTGGCAGCGGAGGTGAGAGGACGTGAAAACCTGGTTTGATGTACTTGTCGAGCAGTATGCGGATGAAAAACATGACCTTGAACGATATCGGCAGTCGCTGGATCGGACAGATCTGAGCCAGAAAATAGAGTCCCAAACCGTCAGCGGCATGATCAGCGATTTGCAATTCTCCTTGACTTGGATGCGGAAAGGACGTCGGCCGGGAAGTCTGCGAGGGATCGACCGGCAGAAAATCTATCAGCGAACGGCGATTGGAGAGATGCTGCGTCCAGAAGAAAAACTGAAATTGCTAGATTTGCTTTTATCGATGTCGGACCGGGAACGCCAATGTTTTCTGCTGCATATGGCACAGGGGTTGACACATGAAGAAATTGCTGATAGATTAAAAGTGTCGAAAGGCACCGTGCAGACGTTTTTGAAAAGAGCTAAACGTAAGGTGCAGAAAGAGATTTAGCGGTTTTTGTCTTACTTTTGTCTTACTTTTGTCTTACAAAATGCAGTGCCATTAGTACGCCCAAAAACAGAAGTCACCCTATCGCGGGTGGCTTTTTTGCGTTGTCTTCGGAGGAGATATGGATGCAATTATTTACAAGAAGTATTTGCTTGAAAAAGAAACACCAAAGCAACCGGAGAAATGTGGTGGTTGCATCTGGGGAAAGTGGACCGGAACGAAACAGTCCTGTATGTTTCCAAGATGCGTCGGACCCGGATATGGACGATCTAAGCGCAGCGAGAGGAATCATTAACGGCATTCTCTTATCGATTCCCTTATGGATATTGCTTTTGTTAGCGAACTTTGAATTCGCAAACAGCTTTCAGGAATTTAGCGCCGTTGATAGTTACCGACAGTTCTGTATGCCGTTCAATTGGCCCGCCGTAATCGAGGATCCTGTCGTTTTGCAAAACGATTACAGGAACACCGAAGAACATCGCGTTATCAAAATCAAATGGTGATTTTAGAATATAACCGGATTTCATGGAATCGACTCCCTTCTGACAAAAATATTCGATATGTGGTAGGAAAAACCTTCCTTTTGTCGAAATGTGATAATTGGGGGTGTTGAAATTGAATATTGAAGCACTAAGGGATGAGGTATATTGGTTATTGCGAATCGGAGAAAAGATATTTGACGTTAACGACATCGTGTACTTTTCCCATAACGGGAATATTGCTAAGGCACCCAATGATATCGCTGATGTGTATAAATCAGGGAAAGATGCAAATTGGTTCAATTGGAATTCTTTTACCGTTTCTATTAAGAGCCATATAAATATTTATGAATCGTCACATCCTGAAGAATGGCGTGATTTAAAACCATTTATAAAATCATTAAGCGAGAAAGAATTAATCGCATTAAAAGAAAATGGCTCTTCGGATAGTTTGGTGGAAAAACCTCTGATGTAATTATGTTATAAAATCGGATTATGTAGTGGAATATCACACCCTAAAATGTTATAATTAAGTCATAAAAGGAGGGACGAGAGTGCGTGACATTAAGTTTAGAGCATGGGATACAGAAACTAAGGAAATGAGTTACGACTTCTTGGGAAAGAACTGGTTAAAGGTCTGCATTGAATCTCCATTCGTTGAACTTATGCAATATACCGGATTAAAAGACAAAAACGGCAAAGAGATTTATGAGGGTGATATAACAGTCAGTGAACATGCTTCTTATTCTATCCTTTGGGACGAAAACATGGCTCAGTTTAAAGCAAAGATCGAAAAGACTGATTCTGTTCTCACTAAAGGCTGTTCATTCCCTCTATGGCAGTACATTGAAAATAACGAGAAATGTAGGATTGAAGTCATTGGAAACATTTACGAGCACAAGGAGTTGATAAAGTGTGAGCATTGAAACGAAAATAAGAAACTTGATTAAGTACATGGATGATCATGACCAACCATACGAAGACATTTTTGAGGAAATAATTAAAGGCTCTTCGGAAAATATGGTGGAAAAGCCCTTAATGTAATTATAACATAAAATCGGATTATGCGGTTGAATTAACGTCCTAAAAATGGTATAATTGAAGTGTGAAAAACCCGTTTAGGAGGTGGTAAGAATGTGGCACGTAGTGATGTACTCAGCAGGCATTGGCAGTTGGTCTGCCGCTATGCGTGTAGCTGAAAAACACGGAACAGATAATCTCATTCTCCTATTCACGGATGTAAAACATAAGTTAGACCAACATCCGCACAGAGGAGAAGACCAAGATGCATACCGCTTCCTTGTCGAAGGAGCAAAGGTTATCGGCGGTAGGCTTGAATGGATATCCCGTGGAAAACATATTTGGCAAACGTTCGAAGATAACCGGTATATGGGCAACAGCAGGGTTGACCCTTGTAGTCGTGAATTGAAACGTGAAATGGCTCGTGAATGGGTAGAGAAGCATTTCAAACCTGATGAAGTAACCCTCTATATCGGTATCGATTGGACAGAAATGCACCGCTGCGCTTCTAACGAGAAGGCTTGGTATCCATACAAGGTTGAGTTTCCAATGTGCGAACAGCCTTATCTTGTGAAAAGCGATATGTGTCGTTGGGCTGAGTCACTTGGCGTTAAGCGTCCGAGGCTATATGAGTTAGGATTCTCTCATAACAACTGTGGAGGCTTTTGCGTAAAGGCTGGATTAGGACAGTTCTATAACCTCTTGAAGACAATGCCAGAACGGTACGCTTATCACGAATCGAAGCAAGAGGAGCTATTCTCCGTGCTTGGTAAGCGCGTTCCCTTTCTTCGGCAGACGGTTAATAGAAAGCTGCGATATTTAAGCCTTAAAGAGTTCAGAGAACAAGTTGAAGCTGGCAACCAAATTGATATGTTCGACATCGGCGGCTGTGGCTGCTTCGGTGATGTCGAGGAAGGAGACCAATATGCAACTGTCGCAGGATGAAGTCAACCTAATGCAAGACCTTGTGAAAAAACTCAGAAATGACGGTCTTGAATTAACCGCACAGACACTTGAAAAACTGCTCGCAATGAACACCAAGGAGCGTAGTTCATAAATGGACATTCTAAACCTATCGAAATTCAATGTAATGCAAGTAGCGGAGAACGAACACGACTTCCAGATACGGGTGGAGACAAACTCTCCACCTCTTGCCTGTCCTCATTGTGGCTGTGTAGCAAACCTTTACAAGCACGATAACAGAGAACAGCTTTGTATGGACTTGCCTATCCACGGAAAACGTGTAGGGCTTCTCATAAAGCGTCAGAGGTATCGTTGTAGAGATTGCAACCAAACCTTTTGGGAACGGTTAGACCATACGATAAATGAGAAGCGAAGCTGTACAAACCGCTTGCTATCGTACATCGAGAAACAGAGTATCAAGCGTACATTCACCAGCATTTCAGAAGATGTTGGGTTGAACGAGAAAACGATACGTAATATCTTTCGAGACTACATCAATCGCCTTGAAGAAACGCTTCGATTTGAAACTCCTAACTGGCTTGGCATAGACGAGATTCATATCATATCGAAGCCAAGGTGCGTTTTAACCAATATCGAGGAACGAACGTTGTTGGACATTCTTCCTAATCGTAATAAGGAAACGGTTGTGGGCTACCTCTCACGCCTTCCAAACAAGACGAGAATTGTTTATGTCACTATGGATATGTGGCAACCCTACAAGGACGCTGTGAAGGCTGTACTGCCAAAGGCAACTATCATCGTCGATAAATTTCACGTTGTCCGTATGGCTAACCAAGCGTTAGAAACCGTCCGCAAACAGCTTAGAGAGGGCTTGTCAGCAAAGGAACGGCGTGGGCTAATGCACGACCGCTTTATCCTCCTGAAACGCCACAAAGAGCTTACAGAGATGGATAAGATAACGCTTGACCTTTGGACAAAGAATCACCCCTCTCTCGGTACTGCGTATGACTTGAAGGAATCATTTTTCAATATTTGGGACAGCGATACAAGACAAAAGGCATTCCTCAAATATCACGATTGGAAAGCCAAGATACCGAAGGAACTACAATCCGCATTTGAGCCTCTTACAAAGGCTATGGCTAATTGGGAGACAGAGATATTCGCTTACTTCGACCATCGCATCACAAACGCTTATACGGAGTCTCTGAACAGCCTGATACGTGTTATGAATCGTATGGGTAGGGGATACTCATTTGAAGCCCTTAGAGCTAAAATGCTCTTTACAGAAGGTCTTCAAAAAGAACCCAAACCAAAATACAAAAAACGATTTGATGACCTCGAACGTTACGATATGAATTACCCTGTATTCGACAAAATGCCTCCTGCGGGAGTCGTTCGTGAACGTAGCGAATTGCCTCTTGGCATCGACATTTCCACCTTAATTGAGAAATTGGAGAAGGGCGAATTATAAGCCCTTTTCCACTATAAAATCCGAATACCCAAGAAAATTTGAGTAAGTTTTACTAAACACTCCATTACGAGTGTTTTTTATTTTGCAGGCCAGACTGTTACGCTTCGCTTCACAGACTGGCCAGATGCGGATGCTACGAAGCAAACCTTTGCGGGCGTCGCTCCGGCATCGTTGCTACGCAAAAACGGCTACTCAACCATGCCTGCGAGGGCGTTGGAATACTCCGGACCTGCTTAAAGGGGATCATCTGGGCAGTGATCCCGCCTCTTATCTCCGTGACCACAGCGGAGTAAGGTCCAGATCGTGGCGGTAAGCCCTCCACCGAAGCGAGAGAGGGCGCATTATTTCCAAATAGTGGGTCCTTCCAGCGTGCTGGCCTTATGCGGGTGCTGCGAAGCCCGAAATCCAACTAGATACAAATTTTTATTGGTTCATTTCGTTTCGCTATTCAAATAAATGCA is a window encoding:
- a CDS encoding helicase-related protein — its product is MSWEQKYQNFIKNKRAVMPPSGFSVDRDNLHSSLFDFQRDLVRWALRRGRAAIFAGTGLGKTRMQIEWAMNVHRLSGGDVLLLAPLAVASQTVREGAELGYTITFCRSQDDVKPGLNITNYEMLHHFEPILFDGVVLDESSILKSFTGKIRTDLIESFAFTPYRLACTATPAPNDFMEIGNHAEFLGVMSRTEMLSMYFVHDGGDTQKWRLKGHAEDSFWKWVASWGVVLEKPSDLGYADDGYILPPLTITDHVIEVEGELGKTLSERQRARQETVEERVAACAAIVNATDRPFLVWCDLNIESELLTNSIPGAVEVKGSDKPTHKEKAMLDFATGKIRVLVTKPSIAGFGMNWQHCADMAFVGLSDSFEQVFQAVRRCYRFGQTQSVNVTMITSSREGATAENIKRKEADFRKMVSEMVKYTKEITSEAIRSTERDATEYEPTIPMIIPNWLRSETFATTG
- a CDS encoding sigma-70 family RNA polymerase sigma factor: MKTWFDVLVEQYADEKHDLERYRQSLDRTDLSQKIESQTVSGMISDLQFSLTWMRKGRRPGSLRGIDRQKIYQRTAIGEMLRPEEKLKLLDLLLSMSDRERQCFLLHMAQGLTHEEIADRLKVSKGTVQTFLKRAKRKVQKEI
- a CDS encoding ISL3 family transposase — its product is MDILNLSKFNVMQVAENEHDFQIRVETNSPPLACPHCGCVANLYKHDNREQLCMDLPIHGKRVGLLIKRQRYRCRDCNQTFWERLDHTINEKRSCTNRLLSYIEKQSIKRTFTSISEDVGLNEKTIRNIFRDYINRLEETLRFETPNWLGIDEIHIISKPRCVLTNIEERTLLDILPNRNKETVVGYLSRLPNKTRIVYVTMDMWQPYKDAVKAVLPKATIIVDKFHVVRMANQALETVRKQLREGLSAKERRGLMHDRFILLKRHKELTEMDKITLDLWTKNHPSLGTAYDLKESFFNIWDSDTRQKAFLKYHDWKAKIPKELQSAFEPLTKAMANWETEIFAYFDHRITNAYTESLNSLIRVMNRMGRGYSFEALRAKMLFTEGLQKEPKPKYKKRFDDLERYDMNYPVFDKMPPAGVVRERSELPLGIDISTLIEKLEKGEL
- a CDS encoding DNA-methyltransferase, which gives rise to MQQQVNAIDQVIKSDFALYNGDCVEISRGLPDNSIHYSIFSPPFASLYTYSNSDRDMGNCQSDDEFFEHFRFLIRELFRITIPGRLVSFHCMNLPTSKAHHGYIGIRDFRGELIRAFEAEGWIYHSEVVIWKDPVVAQQRTKALGLLHKQIVKDSAMSRQGIPDYLVTMRKPGVNPEPIVGEFEEFVGEGLDVSREAYEKHAAEVRADGREPWPFEMWRSVFVWQKYASPVWMDINPSNTLQYRSARDEKDEKHIAPLQLDVIARGVELWSNPGDIVFSPFAGIGSEGYQAIKMGRRFVGVELKESYFRTAVRNLASAKDRQDENQMDIFDFISVHQR
- a CDS encoding YopX family protein; amino-acid sequence: MRDIKFRAWDTETKEMSYDFLGKNWLKVCIESPFVELMQYTGLKDKNGKEIYEGDITVSEHASYSILWDENMAQFKAKIEKTDSVLTKGCSFPLWQYIENNEKCRIEVIGNIYEHKELIKCEH